Within the Solidesulfovibrio sp. genome, the region CTGGCCAGACGCGTGATGGCCGCGGTCAGCGTGGTCTTGCCGTGGTCGATGTGGCCGATGGTGCCGATGTTGACGTGCGGCTTTTTCCGCTCGAATTTCGCCTTGCCCATGTCGTCCCCCTGCTCAAGCGGTTTGACTTTCGGATTTTGAGGTGAATTTGACTGGAGCCCACGACCGGA harbors:
- a CDS encoding GTP-binding protein, with protein sequence MGKAKFERKKPHVNIGTIGHIDHGKTTLTAAITRLA